In one window of Mytilus trossulus isolate FHL-02 chromosome 7, PNRI_Mtr1.1.1.hap1, whole genome shotgun sequence DNA:
- the LOC134726431 gene encoding uncharacterized protein LOC134726431, producing the protein MNGIPLNFEWTPGHADIQGNDIADSLAKKGAKEAEKIEEPSEVTRQDMKHAARESVSRKWQNQWESSQRGRNYYNYHQKVCQKIQKDLPSKWSFSIITSLRTGYCDLNDYKSKIIPSSDKNCSCGEPETVEHYLLLCSNYEEARERMRTSIYFITGNIRMDLDTILGIDEEDINRDNRNEILCHLEIFLTESGRFKNTIQQKTL; encoded by the coding sequence ATGAATGGAATTCCATTAAATTTTGAATGGACACCTGGTCATGCTGATATCCAAGGAAATGACATTGCTGATTCACTGGCCAAAAAAGGAGCTAAAGAAGCTGAAAAAATAGAAGAACCATCAGAAGTAACCAGGCAGGATATGAAACATGCAGCAAGAGAAAGTGTTTCAAGAAAATGGCAGAACCAGTGGGAATCAAGTCAACGTGGCAGAAATTATTATAACTATCATCAAAAAGTTtgtcaaaaaatacaaaaagatttACCATCCAAATGGTCCTTTTCAATTATTACCAGTTTGAGAACAGGTTATTGTGATCTAAATGATTATAAATCCAAAATCATACCATCATCAGACAAAAACTGTTCCTGTGGAGAGCCAGAAACTGTAGAACACTACCTTTTACTTTGTTCTAACTATGAGGAGGCTAGAGAGAGAATGAGAACATCTATTTACTTTATAACAGGAAATATACGCATGGATTTAGACACCATACTAGGAATTGATGAAGAAGACATTAATAGAGACAATCGAAATGAGATATTGTGCCATCTGGAAATTTTTTTAACGGAGTCTGGTAGATTCAAAAACACTATACAGCAAAAAACACTATAA
- the LOC134725132 gene encoding uncharacterized protein LOC134725132, producing the protein MNTDINNKTGPDVDTHIKVETKLAPQDEAVKAQSGHGEDRAATGSTHTFKTEYGKMEVLFEYSDGTLVGNKDAHQHESSTEKDSLQESNSTATPVVAKYEQGQLIQSVAKPIQRVASSGTCEQGQLIQSIPKPIQRVASSGTCEQGQLIHSVPKPIQRVASSCIEVIPVPSVNFNKRPQETILSKLIDVPLVQILSSSMNCDPSTKPHNIVEKVSHFPENEKHISTPGFTGVSLSGQRTTLVPYAKFPNTLPFSMPSSTATTKQLLLAKINARKSTARSTLDPPTTQHNAASVSKDVTLSKILPSFVSPSATSQNVSSSASSQNVSPTATSQNVSSATIPQNLFNKLVQGNITQDLSSKLLPLKGKPTGTKYIIVKRKKTHSTTESSNVIENQDTGCKLTLEPQSAGHVVDQPSKRIKESFITLSQNVSPATTSQNVSSSASSQNVSPATLSQNLSNKLVQGNITQNLSSKVLPLTGKPTGTKYITVKRTKPHSTTESSNVIENQDTGCKLPLKPQSAGHVVVQPSKRFKKIFVTLESSRKKDAPLTADQYVNEDQPIKIKNVNATECGQFETVITPACIPETEVCRHSSLCSQTVFTECGKTTLNIEDPMDIECDKSNNKHDKAMVESEVCLPGSKNVNMFNIKRVEHCVPLQNILSRKKNALPASITRQGQLSVQTQPQSQILVQIQPEGQPFVQTPPEGQLSVQTQPQHCLSLQNQPEGQLSVQAQSVSQQSEQTGSRSQGQPSVRKRSKGKPSMQTQPQSQLLVPNPLQAKVSVKINGRVKLFDQQQIQAKLLKEPEFRTHLLRQPVFQFVQTEPQGQPLVMNKEQKSQVKKTKKQECRPKEVGRLSSEAKGRDQMEVTLDRPWDLGTENDDIDQDVAESSNLQTETQTAQISNNLKNKKVTIIYKKKSLNTDMQTTDQKRSRKRKCLEIVEKPKTETNSSLPKINKTGADVHIGKRVIVEPVTSNKEDISANDVFKKKKMDAMTAGEKRYQGKFDDPDTNIKGSVSNPNNYRGAAVPSCLSLIRSQMVPMLTTGKILCKFCGEEFWLARNLQKHLTFSHLEKGGQMYIRKEENLVHHFERRIEEMNTLTKEMALEHQDKKKIIPKMHTCVENETNSLDNNVMKDIDVILTKINCSNDQLLNTVYTTDIWYCRTCNQSFTGNNLTTQLQKHPCSHQFSVLYIYPQVSISLPSTSDDKPSTPYLDLDSFLLENGLVYVESTSSSGTKTQNNSQIETQNNSQIETQNNSRIETQSNSQVETQSNSLIETQINSGIETQSNITRKPPIVTKELIGASKNVIKKMDVVDSSVNLVNNSNKESCVSDISDDITAVVEKFREAFNLKFEQDIIKMRCPKCLVEVYLDDFDEHTNCENIQLKNQVLRFCSVCKIGFLSESLLNAHIFFEHKDKSQDVNFGQDIQSDVPMNTRSLGHKELNTLSKQSVTHVDTKFQLDDMLKTILKSNTNYTFDEIFCIFEQGHVQNMLNQKEDQKKDANVKNEGKVDEGKVNSESISMGCKICKTFTSCEKLSSHFYLVHCTNNKCCRFCEEMYVGNVHVCCNEKEPKYITRINKMKAIRRQTKKTHLIKIQGTSSKEKKVRQLLGQLFCQCKICKVGFLSLPKLNVHILNEHTDKHVCILCKTIFASENCAENHLCTEITEQLKKKNNVTGLYEICYDRQKDEVQNPKDMQNQSTTNYLKCPECEEDLGVDDFNENTKLQNQVIYTCRNCKLNFKSIFCTICKCPFDSLEMLYSHFYSQHQTDTKCCLFCRLAYIGDNHYCGKREKNAENAENIPKRGSNYKMHFKKRFKKQKCLKCEYIINFCTENTDVLSCNQLGCIACHKVGECHGDTCHICGQVFHSFAHRSYHEYTEHQEGVIELWTNRKKEFRRDYLNDYNIKRYKKKRKDRHKCAICEKRFTYFVKKKQHEFEVHGIQGTKYHCDVCDMKDGSYERMKKHMEEHYKGEGTPNTDEIFAKKGEKKEVVCYICGKSLLKRNLNAHLRKYHEAANSGSTSTTMTGKIVCYKCGQIVKKKNFNAHFRERHMEKEEMCEICGKMFYHRGKLNEHRKLKHSENKEKKVKKKGPPQQCNICGKILANKKSLYIHEKLKHSHKKFQCQICGKKYFYSFLLKDHMKQIHEKFNPIVCQYCNYRCYMKSSLVKHMQHNH; encoded by the exons ATGAATACTGATATTAATAACAAGACAGGACCAGATGTTGATACCCATATTAAAGTTGAAACAAAACTTGCACCACAAGATGAAGCTGTAAAGGCACAATCAGGGCATGGTGAAGACCGTGCAGCAACAGGATCAACACACACATTTAAGACAGAATATGGAAAGATGGAGGTATTGTTTGAGTACTCTGATGGAACTTTAGTGGGCAATAAAGATGCACATCAGCATGAAAGCTCTACAGAGAAAGATTCTCTTCAGGAATCGAACTCAACAGCAACTCCTGTAGTAGCAAAATATGAACAAGGTCAACTGATTCAGTCTGTAGCAAAACCAATACAAAGAGTTGCCAGTTCAGGAACCTGTGAACAAGGGCAATTGATTCAATCTATACCAAAACCAATACAAAGAGTTGCCAGTTCAGGTACCTGTGAACAAGGTCAATTGATTCATTCTGTACCAAAACCAATACAAAGAGTTGCCAGTTCATGTATAGAAGTAATTCCAGTTCCTTCAGTCAACTTCAATAAGAGGCCCCAGGAAACAATCTTATCCAAACTGATTGATGTTCCTTTAGTACAAATACTGAGTTCAAGCATGAACTGTGATCCTTCAACCAAACCACATAATATTGTAGAAAAGGTTTCACATTTTCCTGAGAATGAGAAACACATCTCCACACCAGGATTTACTGGAGTATCATTGTCTGGCCAAAGAACAACACTGGTTCCCTATGCCAAATTTCCAAATACTTTACCTTTTAGTATGCCTTCTTCAACTGCAACAACAAAACAGCTATTATTAGCTAAGATTAATGCTAGAAAATCAACTGCAAGATCTACACTTGATCCACCCACAACACAACATAATGCAGCTTCAGTGTCTAAGGATGTAACATTGTCAAAGATCTTACCAAGCTTTGTCTCACCCTCCGCTACATCTCAGAATGTCTCATCCTCCGCATCATCTCAGAATGTCTCACCCACCGCTACATCTCAGAATGTCTCATCCGCCACTATACCTCagaatttatttaataaattagtTCAAGGCAATATAACACAGGACCTTTCTTCCAAATTGTTACCGTTAAAAGGGAAACCTACTGGTACTAAATATATAATAGTCAAACGTAAAAAAACTCATAGTACCACAGAAAGTAGCAATGTGATTGAAAATCAGGATACTGGTTGTAAGTTGACACTGGAGCCTCAGAGTGCAGGCCATGTGGTGGATCAACCAAGTAAACGTATAAAAGAATCATTCATAACATTATCTCAGAATGTCTCACCCGCCACTACATCTCAGAATGTCTCATCCTCCGCATCATCTCAGAATGTCTCACCCGCCACTTTATCTCAGAATTTATCTAACAAATTAGTTCAAGGTAATATAACACAGAACCTTTCTTCCAAAGTGTTACCGTTAACTGGGAAACCTACCGGTACTAAATATATAACAGTCAAACGTACAAAACCTCATAGTACTACAGAAAGTAGCAATGTGATTGAAAATCAGGATACTGGTTGTAAGTTGCCACTGAAGCCTCAGAGTGCAGGCCATGTGGTGGTTCAACCAAGTAAacgtttcaaaaaaatattcgtAACATTGGAATCCTCTAGAAAAAAAGATGCTCCTTTAACAGCTGATCAATATGTAAACGAAGATCAacccataaaaataaaaaatgtaaatgcaaCTGAATGTGGTCAGTTTGAAACTGTCATCACTCCTGCATGTATACCTGAAACTGAAGTTTGTAGGCACAGTAGTTTATGTTCTCAGACAGTTTTTACTGAGTGCGGGAAAACTACTTTAAACATTGAGGATCCCATGGATATTGAATGTgacaaatcaaataataaacatgataaagctaTGGTTGAATCAGAAGTTTGTCTTCCTGgaagtaaaaatgtaaatatgtttaacatCAAAAGAGTTGAACATTGTGTACcattacaaaacattttgagtAGAAAAAAGAATGCATTGCCAGCAAGCATAACAAGACAAGGTCAACTATCAGTACAAACACAGCCTCAAAGTCAGATATTAGTGCAAATTCAACCTGAAGGTCAACCTTTTGTGCAAACACCCCCTGAAGGTCAACTTTCAGTGCAAACACAGCCTCAACACTGCCTATCATTGCAAAATCAACCTGAGGGTCAACTATCAGTGCAAGCACAATCTGTAAGTCAACAATCAGAGCAAACAGGGTCTCGGTCTCAGGGTCAGCCATCAGTACGAAAACGTTCTAAGGGCAAGCCATCAATGCAAACACAGCCTCAGAGTCAGCTGTTGGTGCCAAATCCTCTTCAAGCTAAAGTATCTGTGAAGATAAATGGTAGAGTTAAACTATTTGATCAACAACAAATTCAAGCTAAACTATTGAAAGAACCAGAGTTTCGTACTCATTTATTGAGACAACCTGTATTTCAGTTTGTACAAACTGAGCCTCAAGGTCAGCCATTGGTCATGAACAAAGAACAAAAGTCACAAG TGAAAAAGACCAAGAAACAAGAATGTAGACCAAAGGAAGTTGGCAGATTATCTTCAGAGGCAAAAGGTAGAGATCAAATGGAAGTCACATTGGACAGACCATGGGATTTAGGAACGGAAAATGATGATATAGATCAAGATGTTGCTGAATCATCTAATTTACAAACAGAAACGCAGACAGCACAGATATCAAATAATCTTAAAAACAAGAAGG ttaccataatttataaaaaaaaatctttaaatactgACATGCAGACTACTGACCAAAAGAGATCTAGAAAACGAAAATGTTTGGAAATTGTGGAAAAACCCAAAACAGAG ACCAATTCTTCGTTgcctaaaatcaacaaaactggTGCAGATGTTCATATTGGTAAAAGGGTTATTGTTGAACCTGTTACAAGCAATAAAGAAGATATTTCAG cCAATGATGtgttcaaaaagaaaaagatggaTGCAATGACAGCAG GAGAAAAGAGATACCAGGGGAAATTTGATGATCCagatacaaatataaaag gaaGCGTGAGCAACCCAAACAACTACAGAGGTGCAGCAGTCCCTAGTTGTCTAA GTTTAATCCGCAGTCAAATGGTGCCAATGTTAACTACTGGGAAGATACTATGCAAATTTTGTGGTGAAGAATTTTGGTTGGCCAGAAATTTACAGAAGCACCTAACTTTTTCACATCTTGAAAAGGGAGGTCAGATGTATATTAGGAAAGAAGAAAATCTTGTCCATCATTTTGAGCGTAGGATTGAAGAGATGAATACGTTAACAAAAGAAATGGCTCTCGAACATCAGGACAAAAAAAAGATTATCCCTAAAATGCATACATGCGTTGAAAACGAAACAAATTCATTGGATAATAATGTTATGAAAGATATTGATGTTATCCTGACGAAGATTAATTGCAGTAATGACCAACTGCTAAATACGGTTTATACTACTGATATTTGGTATTGTCGAACATGCAACCAGAGTTTTACAGGAAATAACTTGACAACTCAACTGCAAAAACATCCATGTAGTCATCAATTCTCAGTGCTATATATCTATCCACAAGTGAGCATAAGTCTACCATCCACGTCAGATGACAAACCATCCACTCCTTATCTAGACCTGGATAGTTTTTTATTGGAAAATGGATTGGTTTATGTTGAAAGTACTAGTTCTAGTGGAACTAAAACTCAAAATAACAGTCAAATTGAGACTCAAAATAACAGTCAAATTGAGACTCAAAATAACAGTCGAATTGAAACTCAAAGTAACAGTCAAGTTGAGACTCAAAGTAACAGTCTAATTGAGACTCAAATTAACAGTGGAATTGAAACTCAAAGTAATATTACTAGAAAACCACCAATTGTCACCAAAGAACTGATAGGTGCcagtaaaaatgttattaaaaaaatggatgtaGTTGACAGTAGTGTAAATTTAGTGAACAATAGTAACAAAGAATCATGTGTGTCAGATATTAGTGATGATATTACAGCAGTCGTGGAGAAGTTTAGAGAAGCTTTTAACTTAAAGTTTGAACAAGATATTATCAAGATGAGGTGTCCTAAATGTCTTGTGGAGGTTTATCTAGATGATTTTGATGAACATACTAACTGTGAAAACATACAGTTGAAAAATCAAGTACTAAGATTTTGTTCTGTATGCAAAATTGGTTTTCTTTCAGAGTCTCTATTAAATGCTCACATCTTTTTTGAGCACAAGGACAAATCTCAAGATGTAAATTTTGGACAAGACATTCAATCTGATGTACCGATGAATACAAGAAGTCTGGGTCATAAGGAATTAAACACACTGTCCAAACAATCTGTGACTCATGTAGATACCAAATTCCAATTAGACGATATGTTAAAAACAATACTGAAATCAAATACTAATTATAcctttgatgaaatattttgtatttttgaacaGGGTCATGTACAAAATATGCTTAATCAGAAAGAAGATCAGAAAAAAGATGCAAATGTGAAAAACGAAGGGAAAGTTGATGAAGGAAAAGTAAATAGTGAAAGTATCTCTATGggttgtaaaatttgtaaaactttcACGTCATGTGAAAAGTTATCTTCCCATTTTTACCTTGTCCATTGTACTAATAACAAATGTTGTAGATTCTGTGAAGAAATGTATGTAGGAAATGTTCATGTCTGCTGCAATGAAAAAGAACCAAAATATATCAcaaggataaataaaatgaaggCAATCAGAAGACAGACCAAAAAGACgcatttaatcaaaatacaGGGTACATCGTCGAAGGAGAAAAAAGTTAGACAGTTATTGGGGCAGTTATTTTGTCAATGTAAAATCTGTAAAGTGGGATTCCTTTCTCTGCCCAAATTGAATGTACACATTTTAAATGAGCACACTGATAAACATGTGTGTATTTTATGTAAGACAATCTTTGCATCTGAAAACTGTGCTGAAAATCACTTATGTACGGAAATTACGGAACAATTGAAAAAGAAGAATAATGTGACTGGTTTGTATGAAATATGTTACGATAGACAAAAAGATGAAGTACAAAATCCAAAAGACATGCAAAATCAGAGCACAACTAATTATTTGAAGTGTCCTGAATGTGAAGAAGATCTTGGTGTTGATGACTTTAATGAGAACACTAAACTACAAAATCAAGTGATATATACATGCAGAAATTGTAAACTCaactttaaatcaattttttgtacTATATGCAAATGTCCATTCGATTCTTTGGAAATGTTGTACTCACATTTTTACAGTCAACATCAGACAGACACAAAATGTTGTCTCTTTTGTCGACTAGCATATATAGGAGACAATCATTATTGTgggaaaagagaaaaaaatgctgaaaacGCGGAAAATATACCTAAAAGAggatcaaattacaaaatgcattttaaaaaaaggttcAAGAAACAGAAATGTTTAAAGTGtgaatatataattaacttttGTACAGAAAACACTGATGTCTTGTCTTGTAATCAGTTAGGTTGTATTGCTTGCCACAAAGTTGGAGAATGTCATGGTGACACTTGCCACATCTGTGGGCAAGTTTTTCATTCTTTCGCACATAGATCATATCACGAATACACAGAACATCAGGAAGGAGTTATAGAACTATGGACGAATAGAAAGAAAGAGTTTAGAAGAGATTATCTAAATGATTATAATATAAagaggtataaaaaaaaaagaaaagatcgACATAAGTGCGCAATTTGCGAAAAGAGGTTCACTTACTTTGTGAAAAAGAAACAGCATGAATTCGAAGTACATGGTATTCAGGGTACCAAATATCATTGCGATGTTTGTGATATGAAAGATGGAAGTTATGAAAGGATGAAAAAACATATGGAAGAACATTATAAAGGGGAAGGTACACCAAATACAGACGAAATTTTCGccaaaaaaggagaaaaaaaagaagttgtcTGTTATATATGTGGTAAATCATTACTTAAAAGGAATCTAAATGCCCATTTAAGGAAATATCATGAAGCTGCCAATAGTGGTAGCACTTCAACCACAATGACAGGAAAGATAGTTTGTTATAAATGTGGTCAAATTGTCAAGAAAAAGAATTTCAACGCCCATTTTCGTGAACGGCATATGGAGAAAGAAGAAATGTGTGAGATTTGTggcaaaatgttttatcatcgaGGCAAACTAAAtgaacacagaaaattaaaacattccgaaaataaagaaaaaaaggttaaaaagaaAGGACCCCCACAACAATGCAATATTTGTGGAAAAATTTTAGCCAACAAAAAGTCTTTGTACATTCATGAGAAATTGAAACACTCGCACAAGAAATTCCAGTGTCAAATTTGCGgcaagaaatatttttacagtttctTACTGAAAGACcatatgaaacaaatacatgaGAAATTTAATCCAATTGTTTGTCAATACTGCAATTACAGATGCTATATGAAATCATCGCTTGTAAAACATATGCAGCACAATCATTAa
- the LOC134725130 gene encoding angiopoietin-related protein 6-like: MSIGMKKTLILAVVFVCLSFVSGLDEEAVNENDIKQYQDCGAARKLGGYQKSGVYKLWMNTTKTYFKIICEHTPNNSFNVIQRRIDGRENFNRLWHDYVAGFGSSQADYWAGLNSIYYLTNHQGNSILTVNLQDWAGINKNARYNYFKLMDSTHFRLSIGGYSGDTGDSMSQNNNMVFATPDKLDTHRCAAGYQGGWWFNYCTYAFLNGKYYYGGPYQPSGQFYDGIYWYSWGGYGYSMKFAQMMLSSS, from the exons ATGAGTATAGGTATGAAGAAGACATTGATACTGGcagttgtatttgtttgtttatcatttgttaGTGGTCTGGATGAAGAGGCAgttaatgaaaatgatattaaacAATACCAag ATTGTGGAGCAGCCAGAAAACTTGGAGGTTACCAAAAGAGTGGTGTATACAAATTATGGATGAATACAACAAAGACCTACTTCAAG ataatcTGTGAGCATACACCAAACAACTCCTTCAATGTGATTCAACGCAGGATTGATGGTAGAGAAAACTTCAACAGATTGTGGCATGATTACGTAGCTGGTTTTGGTTCTTCTCAGGCAGATTATTGGGCTGGTCTTAACTCAATATATTACTTGACAAATCATCAAG GTAACAGCATTCTTACAGTAAACTTACAAGATTGGGCAGgaataaacaaaaatgctcgCTACAACTACTTCAAACTGATGGATTCTACACACTTCAGGCTATCCATCGGTGGCTACAGCGGGGATACAGGAGACTCAATGTCACAAAATAACAACATGGTGTTCGCCACACCAGACAAATTAGACACCCACAGATGTGCCGCAGGCTATCAGGGAGGATGGTGGTTCAATTACTGTACCTACGCATTTTTGAATGGAAAGTATTATTATGGCGGACCCTACCAACCAAGTGGACAGTTCTATGACGGTATCTACTGGTACAGTTGGGGAGGATATGGATATTCTATGAAGTTCGCACAAATGATGCTGTCAAGTTCATAA